A genomic stretch from Caloenas nicobarica isolate bCalNic1 chromosome 3, bCalNic1.hap1, whole genome shotgun sequence includes:
- the TBXT gene encoding T-box transcription factor T isoform X3, with product MSSPGAEGAGKPLQYRVDHLLSAVESELQAGSEKGDPTERELRVTLEDSDLWLRFKELTNEMIVTKNGRRMFPVLKVSVSGLDPNAMYSFLLDFVAADGHRWKYVNGEWVLGGKPEPQAPSCVYIHPDSPNFGAHWMKAPVSFSKVKLTNKLNGGGQIMLNSLHKYEPRIHIVRVGGPQRMITSHSFPETQFIAVTAYQNEEITALKIKYNPFAKAFLDAKERSDHKDMMEEVGDNQQSGYSQCSWLIPGTGTLCPPANPHPQFGAPLSLSPAHSCERYSSLRNHRPAPYPSPYTHRNNSPTYTDNSSACLSMLQSHDNWSSLGVPTHTTMLPMSHSTGTATSSSQYPNLWSVSNNTITPVSQSSGISNGLSSQFLRGSPAHYTTLPHPVPAASSASPLYDGGAPTDLPDSQYDASAHARLASTWTTVTPPSM from the exons ATGAGCTCCCCCGGGGCGGAGGGCGCGGGCAAGCCCCTGCAGTACCGCGTGGATCACCTGCTGAGCGCCGTGGAGAGCGAGCTGCAGGCGGGCAGCGAGAAGGGAGACCCCACGGAGCGGGAGCTGCGGGTCACGCTGGAGGACAGCGACCTGTGGCTGCGCTTCAAGGAGCTCACCAACGAGATGATCGTCACCAAAAACGGCAG GAGGATGTTCCCGGTGCTGAAGGTGAGCGTGTCGGGGCTGGACCCCAACGCTATGTACTCCTTCCTGCTGGACTTCGTGGCGGCCGACGGGCACCGCTGGAAGTACGTGAACGGGGAGTGGGTGCTGGGCGGGAAGCCGGAGCCGCAGGCGCCCAGCTGCGTCTACATCCACCCCGACTCGCCCAACTTCGGCGCGCACTGGATGAAGGCGCCCGTCTCCTTCAGCAAAGTCAAACTCACCAACAAGCTCAACGGCGGCGGGCAG ATCATGTTGAACTCTCTGCACAAGTATGAGCCAAGGATTCATATAGTGCGAGTGGGTGGCCCACAGCGGATGATCACCAGCCATTCCTTCCCAGAGACCCAGTTTATAGCCGTGACGGCCTACCAGAATGAGGAG atcacagctttaaaaatcaaatacaatccATTTGCAAAGGCGTTTCTTGATGCAAAAGAAAG AAGTGATCACAAAGACATGATGGAGGAAGTGGGAGATAACCAGCAGTCTGGGTATTCGCAGT GTAGTTGGCTTATTCCTGGGACTGGGACTCTATGCCCACCTGCCAATCCTCACCCTCAGTTCGGAGCTCCTCTGTCGCTCTCCCCTGCTCACAGCTGTGAAAGGTACTCATCGCTGAGAAACCACCGTCCTGCCCCATACCCCAGCCCCTACACCCACAGAAACAACTCACCAA CCTATACCGATAACTCCTCTGCCTGCCTTTCCATGCTGCAGTCCCATGACAACTGGTCTTCTCTAGGAGTTCCCACACACACGACGATGCTGCCCATGAGTCACAGCACTGGCACAGCTACCAGCTCCAG TCAGTATCCTAACTTATGGTCTGTGAGTAACAACACCATCACACCGGTATCTCAGTCGAGCGGGATATCCAATGGCCTCAGCTCCCAGTTTTTACGCGGCTCTCCAGCACACTACACCACCCTCCCGCACCCGGTCCCTGCCgcctcctctgcctccccccTGTACGACGGGGGGGCACCCACGGACCTTCCTGACAGCCAGTACGATGCCTCCGCACACGCCAGGCTCGCATCCACGTGGACGACTGTCACCCCTCCTTCCATGTAA
- the TBXT gene encoding T-box transcription factor T isoform X4 has translation MSSPGAEGAGKPLQYRVDHLLSAVESELQAGSEKGDPTERELRVTLEDSDLWLRFKELTNEMIVTKNGRRMFPVLKVSVSGLDPNAMYSFLLDFVAADGHRWKYVNGEWVLGGKPEPQAPSCVYIHPDSPNFGAHWMKAPVSFSKVKLTNKLNGGGQIMLNSLHKYEPRIHIVRVGGPQRMITSHSFPETQFIAVTAYQNEEITALKIKYNPFAKAFLDAKERSDHKDMMEEVGDNQQSGYSQSYTDNSSACLSMLQSHDNWSSLGVPTHTTMLPMSHSTGTATSSSQYPNLWSVSNNTITPVSQSSGISNGLSSQFLRGSPAHYTTLPHPVPAASSASPLYDGGAPTDLPDSQYDASAHARLASTWTTVTPPSM, from the exons ATGAGCTCCCCCGGGGCGGAGGGCGCGGGCAAGCCCCTGCAGTACCGCGTGGATCACCTGCTGAGCGCCGTGGAGAGCGAGCTGCAGGCGGGCAGCGAGAAGGGAGACCCCACGGAGCGGGAGCTGCGGGTCACGCTGGAGGACAGCGACCTGTGGCTGCGCTTCAAGGAGCTCACCAACGAGATGATCGTCACCAAAAACGGCAG GAGGATGTTCCCGGTGCTGAAGGTGAGCGTGTCGGGGCTGGACCCCAACGCTATGTACTCCTTCCTGCTGGACTTCGTGGCGGCCGACGGGCACCGCTGGAAGTACGTGAACGGGGAGTGGGTGCTGGGCGGGAAGCCGGAGCCGCAGGCGCCCAGCTGCGTCTACATCCACCCCGACTCGCCCAACTTCGGCGCGCACTGGATGAAGGCGCCCGTCTCCTTCAGCAAAGTCAAACTCACCAACAAGCTCAACGGCGGCGGGCAG ATCATGTTGAACTCTCTGCACAAGTATGAGCCAAGGATTCATATAGTGCGAGTGGGTGGCCCACAGCGGATGATCACCAGCCATTCCTTCCCAGAGACCCAGTTTATAGCCGTGACGGCCTACCAGAATGAGGAG atcacagctttaaaaatcaaatacaatccATTTGCAAAGGCGTTTCTTGATGCAAAAGAAAG AAGTGATCACAAAGACATGATGGAGGAAGTGGGAGATAACCAGCAGTCTGGGTATTCGCAGT CCTATACCGATAACTCCTCTGCCTGCCTTTCCATGCTGCAGTCCCATGACAACTGGTCTTCTCTAGGAGTTCCCACACACACGACGATGCTGCCCATGAGTCACAGCACTGGCACAGCTACCAGCTCCAG TCAGTATCCTAACTTATGGTCTGTGAGTAACAACACCATCACACCGGTATCTCAGTCGAGCGGGATATCCAATGGCCTCAGCTCCCAGTTTTTACGCGGCTCTCCAGCACACTACACCACCCTCCCGCACCCGGTCCCTGCCgcctcctctgcctccccccTGTACGACGGGGGGGCACCCACGGACCTTCCTGACAGCCAGTACGATGCCTCCGCACACGCCAGGCTCGCATCCACGTGGACGACTGTCACCCCTCCTTCCATGTAA
- the TBXT gene encoding T-box transcription factor T isoform X2: MSSPGAEGAGKPLQYRVDHLLSAVESELQAGSEKGDPTERELRVTLEDSDLWLRFKELTNEMIVTKNGRRMFPVLKVSVSGLDPNAMYSFLLDFVAADGHRWKYVNGEWVLGGKPEPQAPSCVYIHPDSPNFGAHWMKAPVSFSKVKLTNKLNGGGQIMLNSLHKYEPRIHIVRVGGPQRMITSHSFPETQFIAVTAYQNEEITALKIKYNPFAKAFLDAKERSDHKDMMEEVGDNQQSGYSQLGSWLIPGTGTLCPPANPHPQFGAPLSLSPAHSCERYSSLRNHRPAPYPSPYTHRNNSPTYTDNSSACLSMLQSHDNWSSLGVPTHTTMLPMSHSTGTATSSSQYPNLWSVSNNTITPVSQSSGISNGLSSQFLRGSPAHYTTLPHPVPAASSASPLYDGGAPTDLPDSQYDASAHARLASTWTTVTPPSM; this comes from the exons ATGAGCTCCCCCGGGGCGGAGGGCGCGGGCAAGCCCCTGCAGTACCGCGTGGATCACCTGCTGAGCGCCGTGGAGAGCGAGCTGCAGGCGGGCAGCGAGAAGGGAGACCCCACGGAGCGGGAGCTGCGGGTCACGCTGGAGGACAGCGACCTGTGGCTGCGCTTCAAGGAGCTCACCAACGAGATGATCGTCACCAAAAACGGCAG GAGGATGTTCCCGGTGCTGAAGGTGAGCGTGTCGGGGCTGGACCCCAACGCTATGTACTCCTTCCTGCTGGACTTCGTGGCGGCCGACGGGCACCGCTGGAAGTACGTGAACGGGGAGTGGGTGCTGGGCGGGAAGCCGGAGCCGCAGGCGCCCAGCTGCGTCTACATCCACCCCGACTCGCCCAACTTCGGCGCGCACTGGATGAAGGCGCCCGTCTCCTTCAGCAAAGTCAAACTCACCAACAAGCTCAACGGCGGCGGGCAG ATCATGTTGAACTCTCTGCACAAGTATGAGCCAAGGATTCATATAGTGCGAGTGGGTGGCCCACAGCGGATGATCACCAGCCATTCCTTCCCAGAGACCCAGTTTATAGCCGTGACGGCCTACCAGAATGAGGAG atcacagctttaaaaatcaaatacaatccATTTGCAAAGGCGTTTCTTGATGCAAAAGAAAG AAGTGATCACAAAGACATGATGGAGGAAGTGGGAGATAACCAGCAGTCTGGGTATTCGCAGT tAGGTAGTTGGCTTATTCCTGGGACTGGGACTCTATGCCCACCTGCCAATCCTCACCCTCAGTTCGGAGCTCCTCTGTCGCTCTCCCCTGCTCACAGCTGTGAAAGGTACTCATCGCTGAGAAACCACCGTCCTGCCCCATACCCCAGCCCCTACACCCACAGAAACAACTCACCAA CCTATACCGATAACTCCTCTGCCTGCCTTTCCATGCTGCAGTCCCATGACAACTGGTCTTCTCTAGGAGTTCCCACACACACGACGATGCTGCCCATGAGTCACAGCACTGGCACAGCTACCAGCTCCAG TCAGTATCCTAACTTATGGTCTGTGAGTAACAACACCATCACACCGGTATCTCAGTCGAGCGGGATATCCAATGGCCTCAGCTCCCAGTTTTTACGCGGCTCTCCAGCACACTACACCACCCTCCCGCACCCGGTCCCTGCCgcctcctctgcctccccccTGTACGACGGGGGGGCACCCACGGACCTTCCTGACAGCCAGTACGATGCCTCCGCACACGCCAGGCTCGCATCCACGTGGACGACTGTCACCCCTCCTTCCATGTAA
- the TBXT gene encoding T-box transcription factor T isoform X1, which produces MSSPGAEGAGKPLQYRVDHLLSAVESELQAGSEKGDPTERELRVTLEDSDLWLRFKELTNEMIVTKNGRRMFPVLKVSVSGLDPNAMYSFLLDFVAADGHRWKYVNGEWVLGGKPEPQAPSCVYIHPDSPNFGAHWMKAPVSFSKVKLTNKLNGGGQIMLNSLHKYEPRIHIVRVGGPQRMITSHSFPETQFIAVTAYQNEEITALKIKYNPFAKAFLDAKERSDHKDMMEEVGDNQQSGYSQLGSWLIPGTGTLCPPANPHPQFGAPLSLSPAHSCERYSSLRNHRPAPYPSPYTHRNNSPTAYTDNSSACLSMLQSHDNWSSLGVPTHTTMLPMSHSTGTATSSSQYPNLWSVSNNTITPVSQSSGISNGLSSQFLRGSPAHYTTLPHPVPAASSASPLYDGGAPTDLPDSQYDASAHARLASTWTTVTPPSM; this is translated from the exons ATGAGCTCCCCCGGGGCGGAGGGCGCGGGCAAGCCCCTGCAGTACCGCGTGGATCACCTGCTGAGCGCCGTGGAGAGCGAGCTGCAGGCGGGCAGCGAGAAGGGAGACCCCACGGAGCGGGAGCTGCGGGTCACGCTGGAGGACAGCGACCTGTGGCTGCGCTTCAAGGAGCTCACCAACGAGATGATCGTCACCAAAAACGGCAG GAGGATGTTCCCGGTGCTGAAGGTGAGCGTGTCGGGGCTGGACCCCAACGCTATGTACTCCTTCCTGCTGGACTTCGTGGCGGCCGACGGGCACCGCTGGAAGTACGTGAACGGGGAGTGGGTGCTGGGCGGGAAGCCGGAGCCGCAGGCGCCCAGCTGCGTCTACATCCACCCCGACTCGCCCAACTTCGGCGCGCACTGGATGAAGGCGCCCGTCTCCTTCAGCAAAGTCAAACTCACCAACAAGCTCAACGGCGGCGGGCAG ATCATGTTGAACTCTCTGCACAAGTATGAGCCAAGGATTCATATAGTGCGAGTGGGTGGCCCACAGCGGATGATCACCAGCCATTCCTTCCCAGAGACCCAGTTTATAGCCGTGACGGCCTACCAGAATGAGGAG atcacagctttaaaaatcaaatacaatccATTTGCAAAGGCGTTTCTTGATGCAAAAGAAAG AAGTGATCACAAAGACATGATGGAGGAAGTGGGAGATAACCAGCAGTCTGGGTATTCGCAGT tAGGTAGTTGGCTTATTCCTGGGACTGGGACTCTATGCCCACCTGCCAATCCTCACCCTCAGTTCGGAGCTCCTCTGTCGCTCTCCCCTGCTCACAGCTGTGAAAGGTACTCATCGCTGAGAAACCACCGTCCTGCCCCATACCCCAGCCCCTACACCCACAGAAACAACTCACCAA CAGCCTATACCGATAACTCCTCTGCCTGCCTTTCCATGCTGCAGTCCCATGACAACTGGTCTTCTCTAGGAGTTCCCACACACACGACGATGCTGCCCATGAGTCACAGCACTGGCACAGCTACCAGCTCCAG TCAGTATCCTAACTTATGGTCTGTGAGTAACAACACCATCACACCGGTATCTCAGTCGAGCGGGATATCCAATGGCCTCAGCTCCCAGTTTTTACGCGGCTCTCCAGCACACTACACCACCCTCCCGCACCCGGTCCCTGCCgcctcctctgcctccccccTGTACGACGGGGGGGCACCCACGGACCTTCCTGACAGCCAGTACGATGCCTCCGCACACGCCAGGCTCGCATCCACGTGGACGACTGTCACCCCTCCTTCCATGTAA